A window of Bacteroides sp. contains these coding sequences:
- a CDS encoding DUF6266 family protein yields MAFTQEGLLGKFSGKLGNLVIYQMNGKIVMRAKPGKRTKPAGGRQKETQTNFARVMGILQPLKSFVKMGFNDLAGGTYVFHKAISENLKRYYDAPDPNDLRWLLLSKGERAGALDLVLEMGEGQATVRWGAHEAGKPFDEDDRVMLLAINTTSLEFTENPSAGKRSQGQASIALPPVKPGEQVLVFISFMDVAGRLLGCDPKNISDSQLLA; encoded by the coding sequence ATGGCATTTACGCAAGAGGGATTGCTTGGCAAATTCTCCGGCAAGCTGGGCAACCTGGTCATTTACCAAATGAATGGTAAAATTGTGATGCGGGCAAAACCCGGAAAAAGAACCAAGCCTGCCGGGGGCAGACAAAAGGAAACCCAAACCAATTTTGCCCGGGTCATGGGAATATTACAACCGCTTAAATCATTTGTAAAAATGGGGTTTAACGACCTGGCCGGGGGTACATATGTTTTCCACAAAGCCATTTCAGAAAATCTGAAGCGGTATTATGATGCCCCTGACCCCAATGATCTTCGTTGGCTCCTGCTCAGCAAAGGCGAACGGGCCGGGGCGCTTGACCTGGTGCTGGAGATGGGAGAGGGGCAGGCCACCGTGCGCTGGGGAGCGCATGAAGCCGGCAAGCCCTTTGATGAGGATGACCGGGTGATGCTCCTTGCCATCAACACCACTTCCCTGGAATTCACCGAAAATCCCAGTGCCGGAAAACGCAGCCAGGGACAGGCAAGCATTGCGCTTCCTCCGGTTAAGCCGGGTGAGCAGGTGCTGGTGTTTATCAGCTTTATGGATGTGGCCGGGCGTTTGCTTGGCTGCGACCCAAAGAATATCTCCGACTCGCAACTGCTTGCATAA